Proteins encoded within one genomic window of Bos indicus isolate NIAB-ARS_2022 breed Sahiwal x Tharparkar chromosome 23, NIAB-ARS_B.indTharparkar_mat_pri_1.0, whole genome shotgun sequence:
- the CLIC1 gene encoding chloride intracellular channel protein 1: MAEEQPQVELFVKAGSDGAKIGNCPFSQRLFMVLWLKGVTFNVTTVDTKRRTETVQKLCPGGQLPFLLYGTEVHTDTNKIEEFLEAVLCPPRYPKLAALNPESNTAGLDIFAKFSAYIKNSNPALNDNLEKGLLKALKVLDNYLTSPLPDEVDETSAEDEGISQRKFLDGNELTLADCNLLPKLHIVQVVCKKYRGFSIPDVFRGVHRYLRNAYAREEFASTCPDDEEIELAYEQVAKALK; the protein is encoded by the exons GCTGGCAGTGATGGGGCCAAGATTGGAAACTGCCCCTTCTCCCAGAGACTATTCATGGTGCTCTGGCTCAAAGGAGTCACCTTCAATGTCACCACTGTTGACACCAAGAG GCGGACTGAGACGGTACAGAAGCTGTGCCCAGGAGGGCAGCTCCCTTTCCTGCTGTATGGCACTGAAGTGCACACAGATACCAACAAGATTGAGGAATTTCTGGAGGCAGTGCTGTGCCCTCCCAG GTACCCCAAGCTGGCAGCTCTGAACCCTGAATCCAACACAGCTGGGCTGGACATATTTGCCAAATTCTCTGCCTACATTAAGAATTCAAACCCAGCACTCAATGACA ACCTGGAGAAGGGGCTCCTGAAAGCCCTGAAAGTATTAGACAATTACCTGACATCCCCCCTCCCAGATGAAGTAGATGAGACCAGTGCTGAGGATGAGGGGATCTCTCAGAGGAAATTTCTGGATGGCAATGAGCTCACTCTGGCTGACTGCAATCTGTTGCCCAAGCTCCACATAGTACAG GTGGTATGTAAGAAGTACCGGGGATTCTCCATTCCGGATGTGTTTCGTGGAGTGCATCGATACCTGCGCAATGCCTATGCTAGGGAAGAGTTTGCTTCCACCTGTCCAGATGATGAGGAAATCGAGCTGGCCTATGAGCAAGTGGCCAAGGCCCTCAAATAA
- the DDAH2 gene encoding putative hydrolase DDAH2 — protein MGTPGEGLGRCSHALIRGVPESLASGEGAAAGLPALDLAKAQREHGVLGGKLRQRLGLQLVELPPEESLPLGPLLGDTAVIQGDTALITRPWSPARRPEVDGVRKALQDLGLRIVEMGDENATLDGTDVLFTGREFFVGLSKWTNHRGAEIVADTFRDFAVSTVPVTSTSHLRGLCGMGGPRTVVAGSSEAAQKAVRAMAVLTDHPYASLTLPDDAAADCLFLRPGQPGLPPFLLHRGGGDLPNSQEALQKLSDVTLVPVSCSELEKAGAGLSSLCLVLSTRPHN, from the exons ATGGGGACgccaggggaggggctgggccgcTGCTCCCATGCCCTGATCCGGGGGGTCCCGGAGAGCCTGGCGTCGGGGGAGGGTGCAGCAGCTGGCCTCCCAGCTCTGGACCTAGCCAAAGCTCAGAGGGAACATGGGGTGCTGGGGGGTAAGCTGAGGCAGCGATTGGGGCTGCAACTAGTAGAACTGCCTCCTGAAGAGTCGCTGCCGCTGGGACCGCTGCTCGGTGACACCGCCGTGATCCAAGGGGATACGGCTCTAATCACGCGGCCCTGGAGCCCCGCCCGCAGGCCGGAG GTCGATGGAGTCCGCAAAGCCCTCCAGGACCTGGGGCTCCGAATTGTGGAGATGGGGGACGAGAACGCAACGCTGGATGGCACTGATGTTCTCTTCACCG GCCGGGAGTTTTTCGTAGGCCTCTCCAAGTGGACCAATCACCGAGGAGCTGAGATCGTGGCGGACACGTTCCGG GACTTTGCCGTCTCCACGGTGCCCGTCACAAGCACCTCCCACCTGCGTGGCCTCTGCGGTATGGGGGGACCCCGCACCGTGGTGGCGGGTTCCAGCGAAGCTGCCCAAAAAGCTGTCAGG GCAATGGCAGTGTTGACTGATCACCCCTATGCCTCCCTGACCCTCCCGGATGACGCAGCAGCTGACTGTCTCTTTCTGCGTCCTGGGCAGCCCGGcctgccccctttcctcctgcacCGGGGAGGCGGGGACCTGCCCAACAGCCAAGAG GCACTGCAGAAGCTCTCTGACGTCACCCTCGTACCTGTGTCCTGTTCAGAACTGGAGAAGGCCGGCGCTGGGCTCAGTTCCCTCTGCCTGGTGCTCAGCACACGCCCCCACAACTGA
- the LOC109577320 gene encoding megakaryocyte and platelet inhibitory receptor G6b isoform X1 translates to MNPLFAGILLGTLLGAALGNRMRCYDCGGGPSGLCKETVTTCGEDERCGFLERKPQPDLAQTKLPGNPMTLVLQLLPLLLLSRALGDPGASLNGHPGDRVNLSCIGVSQPTRWVWAPRFPACKGLSKGRRPILWASPSGTPTVPPAQPFAGRINALDLGIRRLELLLSAGDSGTFICKGRQEEESRTELHVLGDRAYCKALGSSYSQILIPLLGAGLVLGLGVLGWACWRRRRSPPHPPEPTPRFVPLVKAEPQRPEEEEEPKMPGDLDQEPSLLYADLDHMALRSSSRLSPVVPADASTIYAVVV, encoded by the exons ATGAACCCCCTCTTTGCTGGGATCCTGCTCGGCACCTTGCTGGGGGCTGCCTTGG GAAACCGCATGCGATGCTATGACTGCGGTGGAGGCCCCAGCGGCCTCTGCAAAGAGACGGTGACCACTTGCGGAGAGGACGAGCGCTGCGGCTTCCTGGAGCGCAAACCCCAACCAGACCTGGCACAGACCAAACTGCCTGGAAACC CCATGACCCTGGTTCTgcagctgctgccgctgctgctgctgtcgagGGCCCTGGGGGATCCAGGGG CTTCACTGAACGGCCACCCCGGGGACCGGGTGAATCTCTCCTGCATAGGGGTCTCGCAACCCACCCGTTGGGTCTGGGCACCTAGATTCCCGGCCTGCAAAGGCCTGTCCAAAGGACGCCGCCCGATCCTGTGGGCCTCACCGAGCGGGACCCCCACCGTGCCTCCCGCCCAGCCCTTTGCTGGCCGCATAAATGCCCTGGACCTTGGTATCCGGCGACTGGAGCTGCTCTTGAGTGCGGGGGATTCTGGCACCTTTATCTGCAAGGGTCGCCAAGAGGAGGAGAGCCGTACGGAACTTCATGTGCTGGGAGACCGGGCCTACTGCAAAGCTCTGG GGTCGTCGTATTCCCAGATTCTGATCCCGCTGCTGGGCGCTGGGCTGGTGCTGGGCCTTGGAGTATTGGGCTGGGCCTGCTGGCGGCGCAG GCGCTCGCCCCCTCATCCGCCTGAACCAACCCCCAGATTTG TTCCACTCGTGAAAGCAGAGCCCCAGAGgccagaagaggaggaagagcccAAGATGCCAGGGGACCTGGATCAGGAGCCG AGCCTGCTCTACGCAGACCTGGATCATATGGCCCTCAGAAGTTCCAGCCGACTGTCCCCAGTGGTCCCTGCTGATGCCTCCACCATCTATGCTGTTGTAGTTTGA
- the LOC109577320 gene encoding megakaryocyte and platelet inhibitory receptor G6b isoform X2 yields the protein MTLVLQLLPLLLLSRALGDPGASLNGHPGDRVNLSCIGVSQPTRWVWAPRFPACKGLSKGRRPILWASPSGTPTVPPAQPFAGRINALDLGIRRLELLLSAGDSGTFICKGRQEEESRTELHVLGDRAYCKALGSSYSQILIPLLGAGLVLGLGVLGWACWRRRRSPPHPPEPTPRFVPLVKAEPQRPEEEEEPKMPGDLDQEPSLLYADLDHMALRSSSRLSPVVPADASTIYAVVV from the exons ATGACCCTGGTTCTgcagctgctgccgctgctgctgctgtcgagGGCCCTGGGGGATCCAGGGG CTTCACTGAACGGCCACCCCGGGGACCGGGTGAATCTCTCCTGCATAGGGGTCTCGCAACCCACCCGTTGGGTCTGGGCACCTAGATTCCCGGCCTGCAAAGGCCTGTCCAAAGGACGCCGCCCGATCCTGTGGGCCTCACCGAGCGGGACCCCCACCGTGCCTCCCGCCCAGCCCTTTGCTGGCCGCATAAATGCCCTGGACCTTGGTATCCGGCGACTGGAGCTGCTCTTGAGTGCGGGGGATTCTGGCACCTTTATCTGCAAGGGTCGCCAAGAGGAGGAGAGCCGTACGGAACTTCATGTGCTGGGAGACCGGGCCTACTGCAAAGCTCTGG GGTCGTCGTATTCCCAGATTCTGATCCCGCTGCTGGGCGCTGGGCTGGTGCTGGGCCTTGGAGTATTGGGCTGGGCCTGCTGGCGGCGCAG GCGCTCGCCCCCTCATCCGCCTGAACCAACCCCCAGATTTG TTCCACTCGTGAAAGCAGAGCCCCAGAGgccagaagaggaggaagagcccAAGATGCCAGGGGACCTGGATCAGGAGCCG AGCCTGCTCTACGCAGACCTGGATCATATGGCCCTCAGAAGTTCCAGCCGACTGTCCCCAGTGGTCCCTGCTGATGCCTCCACCATCTATGCTGTTGTAGTTTGA
- the LY6G6C gene encoding lymphocyte antigen 6 complex locus protein G6c has translation MTLTMRALLLLSLSALLCWVSADIRCHSCYKLPVLGCVDRKSCRLEPGQQCLTTHAYIGKMWVFSRLDCGTPGEPCKPAVNQTNQKGGLTYNTTCCSQDNCNSPAPRPTPALTLVFLTSLAGLGLWLLH, from the exons ATGACCCTCACCATGAGAgcccttctcctgctctccttGTCTGCTCTGCTCTGCTGGGTCTCAG CTGATATTCGATGTCACTCCTGCTACAAGCTCCCAGTGCTGGGCTGTGTGGACCGGAAGTCCTGCCGCCTGGAACCAGGACAGCAATGCCTGACAACCCACGCATACATCG GGAAGATGTGGGTTTTCTCCCGACttgactgtggcacaccaggagAGCCCTGTAAGCCGGCAGTCAACCAAACCAACCAGAAGGGGGGCCTGACCTATAACACCACCTGCTGCAGCCAGGACAACTGCAATAGCCCAGCCCCGCGGCCCACGCCGGCCCTGACCCTTGTCTTCCTCACCTCCTTGGCTGGCCTTGGCCTCTGGCTATTGCACTGA
- the LOC109577320 gene encoding lymphocyte antigen 6 complex locus protein G6d isoform X3, with protein MNPLFAGILLGTLLGAALGNRMRCYDCGGGPSGLCKETVTTCGEDERCGFLERKPQPDLAQTKLPGNPSVTLIHHHPACVAAHHCNRVETEVAGDVTYTTHRDCCVGDLCNGAVVSTAAPMSIVAAAVTMLAWLLPGLWRG; from the exons ATGAACCCCCTCTTTGCTGGGATCCTGCTCGGCACCTTGCTGGGGGCTGCCTTGG GAAACCGCATGCGATGCTATGACTGCGGTGGAGGCCCCAGCGGCCTCTGCAAAGAGACGGTGACCACTTGCGGAGAGGACGAGCGCTGCGGCTTCCTGGAGCGCAAACCCCAACCAGACCTGGCACAGACCAAACTGCCTGGAAACC cctcagtgacCTTGATTCATCACCATCCAGCCTGCGTGGCAGCCCATCATTGCAATCGAGTGGAGACAGAAGTGGCGGGAGACGTAACTTATACGACCCACAGGGACTGCTGCGTTGGCGACCTGTGCAACGGTGCTGTGGTGAGCACTGCAGCCCCCATGAGCATTGTGGCTGCAGCAGTCACCATGCTGGCCTGGCTCTTGCCAGGACTCTGGAGAGGGTAA
- the LOC109577260 gene encoding lymphocyte antigen 6G6e-like gives MGTSSIFLCILFLGGPLGLAASLAQRQLRCYTCNFVKPCYPVPTKCQEDEVCGISIGTSEKSEVIERKGCLPRAECSLQGHTTYWSRSYTLRHHCCEQDLCNLATTPRQLPSLLLITLLVLLASFTWGGHQPPVQDSSTVTAALATPTQRSLEICPRT, from the exons ATGGGTACCTCCAGCATCTTCCTCTGCATCCTGTTCCTTGGTGGGCCACTGG GTCTTGCCGCCTCCCTGGCCCAGAGACAGCTCCGCTGTTACACCTGCAACTTTGTCAAGCCCTGCTACCCTGTTCCCACCAAGTGTCAGGAGGATGAAGTTTGTGGCATCAGTATTGGTACCTCAG AAAAGAGTGAGGTCATCGAGCGAAAGGGCTGCCTCCCAAGGGCCGAGTGCTCCCTGCAGGGCCACACCACCTACTGGTCCCGCTCCTACACTCTTCGACACCACTGCTGCGAGCAGGACCTGTGCAACTTGGCTACCACGCCGCGCCagctccccagcctcctcctcatcACCCTGCTTGTCCTCCTGGCCAGCTTCACCTGGGGAGGCCACCAGCCTCCAGTTCAAGACTCCTCCACTGTCACTGCGGCCCTGGCAACACCTACACAGAGATCTTTGGAGATCTGCCCAAGAACCTGA